The nucleotide sequence CGCAACGTTATATAAAGGTCAATACGAGTCATTTTGAGTTCAATTGTTGTCTATTTGGTTTGAGTGAAAAAATATCGCTTATCTCTTGTTATAAAGGGGTCTAGCTTGATTAGGTATCAGTTAGATATATATTAAATAATAACTCGTTAAAATAAACGGCAGCATTGCAATTTATTGGTTAAACTTAATAAGGTAAGTCGTTTGGCGCAGAAAATTAGGTGGTTGAATGGTTAAAGCATTGTGTAAGTGGAAGAAAAAAGAGATCGAGGGTCACTTGCATGAGCTATGGCATATTGTGGACAAGCCTAGATTTATTTGCAAAACCTGCGCACGTTCATCCCATACTAAAGGTTATTTGTGTAAACCGGTCAAGCTTCCTCACGATAGTCACCGTGAAAGTTGACGAGGGTCAAGGTGGAGCAAGTTAACGCTGATAATGCGACAGCTCAATAAAAACCTTTCTTTCAAACTTGCTCAATAGTTAACGTTATTCCTACCTTGGCAAATTGCTTTTGTTCACGCTCTAATATCGATTTAAACAAATCTTTTGTTGCAAACCATTGATGTTCAAAACTCAAAATTAAGTGCTCTTTCTTGGCCGCGACGTGCCAGTTAACTAAATAATTGTCTTGGCGTTTTTGATTTAACAAAATTGATAATCTAAAGAGGCAAACAAGTTTGCATACCTGATCGGTCTTATAAAGTGAAAATTGAGGGAGTTCATGAGGCTTTAATTTTTTCCGACAGTGCTTAAGCAGGGTAGTTAACAGTAATTGCTGCTCTTGGTTAAACCCTGGCATTGTTGAATGTTCGGTCAAATAAGCCGAGTGTTTATGGCTATTGGTTGAATTGATATGGACACCTATCTCATGTAAATTTGCCGCCCAATCTAACAATAATTTCCCATCAACTATCTTATCTAATGACCAACTTTGTTTTACGCCGTCAAACAGGATTTGGTTAGTTTTAAGTACGCGTTCTACTTGCTCGTTATCAACCGATACTCGATTGCGTAAACTCATTACGCTACGTTCGCGAATATCATGATGCTGCAATTTTTCTTCCATTTCATATAAAGCGCCTTCACGCAGCGCCTTGTCGCAATATTCTAAAGAATCAATGTCGAGCATTTTCATTACCGCGAGCATGACCGCTAAACCACAAACAATGACACCTTTACGGTCATCGCTGATGCCTTTTAAATCGATTTCATCAAAGCAGTCAAATTTCAGTAGCTTTTGTTTTAATGTTTTTAAGTCCTCTAGAGTCAGTCGCTGTTGGGACCTAAGAATTGCGTTAGCGTTTAAGTTAGAGCTTTGGTTAGCGCTTGAGTTAAGGCTATGATCGTCATTGTTGTTGCCAGTAACAATCGTTCCGTTTACCGCTTCTATCAGCGCGGATGCGGTACCGGAAGTAGCAATGCAATGCTGCCAACCTACATTTTTGTATGTTTTTACGATAGGCGCAATTTCCTGCTCAGCATGCAAGAATGCCTGTTTAAATCGCTGCTTAGTGATTTTCCCATCAGCAAAATAACGCTTGCTTAAATTAACGCAGCCAATATTACGACTCGCTAAAGTAAAGGTCTCAAAGCCTTCACCTATAGCGAGCTCGGTAGAGCCGCCGCCAATATCAATTACTAAGCGTTTACCGACCGAGTGAACGCTATGGGCAACGCCTTGATATATCAGTCGCGCCTCTTCTTGTCCGGATATAATATTTATCGGGTAGGGAATGATCGCTTTTGCTTTTTCAATAAACTCCGCTGAATTATTAGCCGCTCGCAGTGAGTAAGTGGCGACGATATTAACATCATCTGGATGAAAGCCTAATAAGGTTTGGTTATAAGTTTCTAACGTCTTTAAACCGCGTTCTATTGCTGATTGATCTAAGTTCAAATCGTCGCTAAGACCATTGGCAAGACGCACTTTAATTTTCTCTTTAAGTAGTATTTGCACATCTTTTTCTACGATTCGCGCGAGTACTAAGTGAAATGAATTTGAGCCTAGATCAACTACGGCAATTGTTTTAGTTGCTGCTATGTTGTTAGTCATGGCTATCACACCTTTGCTCACGTTTCTTTATGTATTGATAAATTTCAAATTGTGATTGATGGGGGCTGCAGGATTTTTCCTTGTCTAGCTTAGCTATATTATCTGCTTTTAAGTAGGCCTTGGTTGCCGTGGTTCGATATTGTTTTTGGGTATTTACATAGTCGTTTTTCTGCTCTTGGTCGATTATACGAGCTTTACAATTATCGTTTAACTGCAATGCTAAGGTATCTAATATTTGCTGTTTTAATGACTCTTCATATATAGGAACACTGACTTCAACTCTGTCTTCTATGTTACGAGTCATCCAATCGGCAGAAGAGATATAGGTAATATTCGCGCCATTGGCATGAAACACCATCACTCGAGAATGTTCTAAATAGCGGTCGATAATACTTATTACCCGAATATTCTCACTTAAGCCCTCAAGGTTTGGCACGAGTGAACACATACCGCGAATAATAAGGTTTACCTCAACTCCAGCATTGTTTGCTTTATAAAGCTTGTCGATTAAGTCTTTATCAACCAAATTATTTAGTTTTAGGGTAATTTTTGCTGGTAGGTTAGCTTGGGCATTATGGATTTCAGCTTTGATTAATTCATTGATCTTTTTGCGCTGATTAATTGGTGATATCAACAAGTGATTAAATTTATATTGTTTATAGCTGTGCTCAATAAATTTAAAGACATTATCGACTTCTTCGGCTATTTGTTGTTTTTTGCTAAAGTAAGCATAATCGGTATAGTATTTAGCTGTATCTTCATTAAAATTACCCGTTGAAATCAATGCATACTTAACGATCCTGCCTTGCTCTTGACGGTTGATTAAACACAATTTTGAATGCACTTTTAATGACGGAATACCGAATAATACTTTAATGCCGGCATCGGTCATTACTTTTGCCCACTCAATGTTATTACTTTCATCAAAGCGTGCTCTTAGTTCGATATTAACAGTGACTTTCTTGCCGTTTTTAACCGCGTCTAACAATGAACCGATAATTTGCGAACGCTCGGCAACACGGTAAATATTGAGCTTAATAGAGGTCACCTTCGGATCAAATGAGGCTTGGCGCACAAACTCTTTAAAATCATGAAACTTGTGATAGGGGTAGTGCAATAAAATATCCTTTTCACTGATCGCGTCAAAAACGGTGTCGTGCTTGCTAAATTCGTTGCAGTTTAAGGCAGGCC is from Thalassotalea crassostreae and encodes:
- the ppk1 gene encoding polyphosphate kinase 1; its protein translation is MFRVKELTMRQYFSRDLSWLAFNKRVLQEAQDNSVPLIERLRFLGIFSNNQDEFFRVKFADLKRNALIKKAEGNLNAHDMYQQLINEIHEQVSSFNSEFNATYEQILRELSTQGIDIVTHESLSSEHQQWLKTYFKDKVLRYIQPLIISSRMNLASCIDDHLIYLFIELQHNDKHQYAALEVPCIDSERFVLLPKSVEENQKIILLDDIIMFSLDSIFKGLFEFDAINAYSFKVTRDAEYIMSEQDIDDSILVKMSKGIKQRLHAEPVRVVCDQDISIRVEKKLKKLLGLTSFDQTSAGNRYRNFKDFIGFPNVGKANLRYKEWPALNCNEFSKHDTVFDAISEKDILLHYPYHKFHDFKEFVRQASFDPKVTSIKLNIYRVAERSQIIGSLLDAVKNGKKVTVNIELRARFDESNNIEWAKVMTDAGIKVLFGIPSLKVHSKLCLINRQEQGRIVKYALISTGNFNEDTAKYYTDYAYFSKKQQIAEEVDNVFKFIEHSYKQYKFNHLLISPINQRKKINELIKAEIHNAQANLPAKITLKLNNLVDKDLIDKLYKANNAGVEVNLIIRGMCSLVPNLEGLSENIRVISIIDRYLEHSRVMVFHANGANITYISSADWMTRNIEDRVEVSVPIYEESLKQQILDTLALQLNDNCKARIIDQEQKNDYVNTQKQYRTTATKAYLKADNIAKLDKEKSCSPHQSQFEIYQYIKKREQRCDSHD